From the genome of Dermochelys coriacea isolate rDerCor1 chromosome 1, rDerCor1.pri.v4, whole genome shotgun sequence:
tctgcttctccgccccccaccccaggcttcccatgaatcagctgttcgcgcaggaagctAGGGCAgactgagaagcaagcggcagcttcccgctcaggcccagggaggcagagcggaggtgagctcgggcgggggcgaggagggccacccatgccacagcaggtaacctgcgggggggggaggtccacaggggaaccactccccgccccagctcacctccgccaccctcgacctgagcgcgaagccgccgcctgcttctcagccctcccaggcttcccgccaaacggctgattcgcgggaagccggggagggggtggagaagcagagcagggtggcgcgttcaggggaggaggcggagtggaggtgagctggggccggcgcggggcggggagctgccggtgggtgctctgcacccaccaattttccccatggatgctccagccccagagcacccagggagtcggcgcctaaggcgccacttttgatgtgatcactggggggagcagctgctcccccgccctaggagccagagggacctaccggaggcttcctgggagctgccccaggtaagcactgctgggactccccacctcgcccccccggcaggtgcctctggctcttaggggtggggtggggacccaCTACTGTGTCCCACGAGACTCTCCTGCCccgttctgggggcagtcaggggacaggggaggagggtggatggggcagaggtccagGGGTGGcgtcaaggaacgtgggggggttggatggggcaggagtcctggggggcgggggttggcaacgaccccctcgtggggtgaagagggaacccgttgttaagattttggcagctcatcactgcttagaagggaccacaaggatcatctagtctaaccccctgccaagatgcaggatttgttgcgtctaaaccatccaaaatagatgtttaaaaaaataatacactcAAATTTCTTAAAAGAATCAAAGAGAATAAGAAGACTAATTGGTCACAAGACACATGGGGTTTCACTTGGCTAATCCACGAACTTTTTGAAAGGAAATTATTTAGTGATTAGTTTAATACTATCCAAACACTTTCTATATAGACTGAGGCAGAAAGAAGTAAGAGAAAGATCCTGAAGATGATCTAAAATTAAAAGGTTCATAATCTTCACTACTTCCCTCTATTATGCccccaaaaccaccaccacagagaaaggaaagggttttttttaatgtggtgtGTAAGCACTAGAATTGCTGCCTAGTTTTGGTGGGAAATTTTTCAGTGTGGAATTTTCAGATTACAAAatggcacactaaaaatagtaagAATCATGTAGGGAAACCTCTGCCCACCCATCTATGTGCAGCACTGAAAATGTTATACTATGGGAATCCCCAAACAATTTGAAAGAAGTCTTCCTTAGCTCCAATGTGTCTCAACCTTTCCcaactactgtacctctttcaggagtccgaTTTGTCTTGCGAACCCTCAAGTTcctcctcacttaaaaactattttcttacaaaatcagacataaaaatacaaaaatgtcacagcacactagtactgaaaaattgcttactttctcatttttaccatataattataactaggactgtcaagtgattaaaaaattaagcgggattaactgcactgttaaacaataatagaataccatttatttaaagatttttggatgttttctacatttttaaatatattgatttcaattacaacacagaatacaaagtgtacagtgctcactttatattggtatttttgattacaaatatttgcactgtaaaaaaccaaaataaatagtatttttcaattcacctaatacaagtactgtagtgcaatatctttatcatgaaagttgatcttacaaatatagaattatgtacaaaaaaattgtattcaaaaataaaaaatgtaaaattttagagcctgcaaaagtccactcagtcctacttcttgttcagccaatcacttagacaaacaagtttgtttacatttgcaggagataatgctgctagcttcttgtttacaatgtcacctgaaagtgagaagaggccttcgcatggcactgttgtagctggtgtttcaaggtatttacatgccagatgcgctaaagattcatatgtcccttcatgcttcaaccaccattccaaaggacatgcatccatgctgatgacgattTCTGCTCTATAACAATTCGAAGCAGTGGGGActgatacatgttcattttcattatctgagtcagatgccaccagcagcagtttgattttcttttttggtggttgaGTTCCGTAGTTTCCGCATcggtgtgttgctcttttaagacttctgaaagcatgctccacgccttgtcattctcagattttggaaggtacttcagattcttaaaccttggatcaagtgctgtagctatctttagaaatctcacattggtaccttctttgcattttgtcatatctgcagtgaaagtgttcttaaaatgaacaacatgtgctgggtcatcatctgagactgctataacatgaactatatgacagaatgtggataaaacagagcaggggacatacaattctctcccaaagaGTTCAGTTACAAAATTAATTcacgcattattttttaacgagcttCATCAGCATGTCCTCCGGAaaggtggccgaagcatgaaggggtatacgcatgtttagcatatctgtcatGTAAATAGCTTGCAATGACAGGGGGACAGTGTGGCACAATAagtaaggcactggactgagaatCCAGAGACCTTGGTTCTGTTCTCaactctgctactggcctgctgggtgaccttagctaagggcatggctacgcttgcagatgtagagccCTTTGAATTAAACCAGCCTtaggagagcgcagtagggaaagcgctgcagtctgtccacattgacagcttcaagtgcactAGCATGgtcacatttgcggcacttgcagtggcattgggtgtggtgcattatgggcagctatcccagcatacaagtgactgcaacgtgcttttcaaatgggggagtggagtgtgacagggactGTGTtgcgggggaagagagagaggggttttttggggggctgacagcatgtcagcatgctgtcttgtaagttcagacaccagcagaccccccccgccccacccgcctctctttctctcacacacacagcattccatagtaatggttgctttgtctcggagcagacaagcatgccagctgtcagaaatggacCTGTCAAatggcatatctgcattcctacagtgattcaaaaacaatgagaagagtggccacttgacataaggggattatgggacatttccagaggccaatcagagcgcagtaatgcaacatctCATTCACACTGACACCCAGGTGTTGTAGCCAAGGctcagcaaacgttattccacttgccaaggtggagtaccaggagcgctctacatgccttgtcagtgtggacgggtagtgagctagggggcccagggctgctttaatgcactctaactcacaagtgtagccaagccttcACTCACTTCATTGTGTTGTTTTTTCTGGGCTCCAGCGGTGCAATGGGTTAGCGCACATTACTTATAGAGCAGTGCTGCATGGAGTGATGCCgaggttgtgagttcaagcctcatctggagcaccagttttttttttcttgggaggttatgaagcactggaatgggttacctagggagatggtggaatctccttccttagaggattttaaggtcaggcttgacaaagccctggctgggatgatttagttggggattggtcctactttgagcaggggctttgactagatgatctcaggaggtcccttccaaccctgatattctgtgattctatgacacctacaaaagtgccatgcaaatgcctattctcactttctggtgacattgtaaataagaagagggcagcatgatctcctgtaaatgtaaacaaatatgtttgtcttagcgattggttgaacaagaagtaggactgagtggacttgtaggctctggaGTTTGACACTGTttagtttttgagtgcagttatgtaacaaaagaaaatttacatttgtaaattgtactttcacaacaaagattgcactacagtacttgtatgaggtgaactgaaaaatactatttcttgtgtttgtcatttttacagtgcaaatatttgtaataaaaaataatatacacttggatttcaattacaacacagaataaaatatatatgaaaatgtagataaacatccaaaatatttaataaatttaaattggtattctatttaacagtgtgatttaaactgcgattaattgcgattaatttttaaaattattaaaacataaatcaattgaaatataaatatcatactttcatttcagtgcatagtacatagagcagtacaaataagccattgtctgtatgaaattttagtttgtaccgacttcactagtgctttttatgtagcctgttgtaaaactaggcaaatttcTAGGttagttgatgtactccctggaagacctacgcatatccctggttgagaaccactggggtaGACTATGTAAATTAACATATTTTACAAAAAGGCCACTAACTGTTTCCTATTATTACTGTCTGAGTTATGCATAAAGGATTTCTTTATCACTTTACTTAACTTGGCACTCACAGATTTTTAGCAGCTCCGAATCCACCAGGGAATATCACAGCATCATGGTCCTTTGTACTAAGTTTAGCCAGGTCTGTGATTTTACCACGAGCAACCCTTGCTGATTCCACTAAAACGTTTCTTGAAGAACAAGAAATAAAGCAATAAGAGGAATGAAGCCAGTGCATACAAGTGTGGTGAAACTGTATAAGaaaagtttcagagcagcagctgtgttagtctgtattcgcaaaaagaaaggagtacttgtggcaccttagagactaacaaattcatttgagcataagcttttctttttgtataagaAAAGGGTGTTATTTTTGAAGAGTTGAAAATAATAACTAAATAACTACAGCTGCTTCTGAAATAGAACTGGAATATACAGTACCCATGAGCAAGGAGTGAGATAAGGGGGTAGTCACAAGACAAAGAATCTACTTTTTTCTCACATACAAAATATTAGTACGCATAAAGTTAAACACTTTGGGAAAATTGCTACTAGTAAATATTTAGCACAGGGCATAACTCCTGCAGCACGTCCCTGTGGCACAAGCTCAAGAAGCAGGAATCATCTTGGGCAAATTAAATGTAGCTCTTACCTTGATTCAGCCTCAGCTGGTTGTCCTTTGCTGTGGTCAATAACATGCATCTGAGGAATATCTGGGGCATACATCTGAACTTCAGCTCCCCCACGACTCAGGTGAACCAAAATACTACAAAATAGGTAAAAATATGATGAAAGCCTTAGAAGAGAGGGAGTCTTAAGGAGCCAGTTAGAGAAGATTTTTATCAGGCTCTGAGTCCTACCAGAAATATATTATGTTTTGGAAAACAGTACTAACAAAGTAGCATAAAAATTGACTGCAAAGTGTCAGTTTTTAAAGAATGTatagggcagtggtccccaaactgtggggtgcgccCCTGCTAAGGGGATGCAGGGAACATTCGGGGGGGTGCCCGCAGCAGGACCTGGGCCAATGCCCacagggagtgggaaggagcaccaccccaccccagcacagcTCCACCTCTAGCCATAgctcctcccccattcccagttctgtccccagctctgccttcagcccacATATTCCTCTGCTGACCCAactgtggagggggaggagggagaaacagacagattccattacagGTAAGGGGAGGGGCacgacaggaaaagtttgggcaccactgataTAGGACATTTATTATAGTCTGTCAAGGTGGGAAGTGAGATGGAAGACTAGATGAGCTTCAGTTGTTACCTAAACCCCTTTGATTGCCGTGTTATTTACTCTTGTTACAGAAATCAGTACAGTCTTCCTTCAGAAATGTAAGAGGAGTCCAAATATCTCACGAAAGGGCATTAAGATCAATGTCCCCTTATCTGATATACAGTGTGATAGGTTAAACTCAATGTGAATATTAACAATCCTGGCACTGGAACTTGGCCCAGAAAGGTGATTATGAAATAAGTGAAGTCTACGGTCTTGCTTCCTAAGCTGGAAATGCTAGAGCAGCAGCTAGCTCTTGGGAGAGAAGGATTGTTGACCAATAGCTCATTGCTCTGGCTTAGCGTGTGGTGGTGATGGAGTCTGTCCACTCCTTCTCATCCGGAAGCATCCAATATGAGAACTTAAGGAGGACCATAAAGCTGAGACAAAATGGTGGATTTTCATGGGGTATGGAAAGAACCAACCCTGGGAGAAAACCACACACCATCAAGGCTCTTCCAGGGTAGTACCAACAGCCCTGGGAAACTGGAAATTaattaaacagaataaaatgCTCTAATCATGTGAAGAATACATTTCTGGACTCTGCAGTAATGCAAAGCTGCTTACGCTGAGGCCTCATGGACTTCCGTACCATCATACACACCACATCCAGACAAGACCTGCAAAGAGAAAATCAAACACAATATTTCagacaaaatatgtatttttctgcatcggtcttcactgcagaagatgtggGGGAGATCCCCACACCCGTCCATTTTTTTCAGGTGATAAATCTGAGAAAGTTACGCAAACTGAGATGTCAAtacaggagattttggaacaaactgataaattaaacagtcactgggaccagatgatattcaaccaagagttctgtaggaactcagatatgaaattgcagaactactaactgtggtaagTAATCTATAGCTTCAATCTGtaagatgactggagggtagctaacataaggcccatttttaaaaaaggctccagaggtaatCCTCGCAATTAGAGGCTgataaacctaacttcagtaccaggcaaattgcttGACAtgacagtaaagaacaaaattatcagacacatggataaacacgatatgttggggaagagtcttttgtaaaaagaagtcatgcatcaccaatctattacaattctttgagggtgtcaacaagcatatggacaaaggtgatccaatcAATAGGGTGAgtaaactttcagaaagcctttgacaaggtcatcACCAAATGGTCTTAAGTGAACTAAGCAGtcgtgggataagaggaaaggtcctctcatggatcagtaactggctaaaagataggtttcagagtagcagcagtgatagtctgtatccgcaaaaaagaaaaggagaacttgtggcaccttagagactaacaaatttattggagcataagctttcgtgagctacagctcacttcattggatacattcagaggaaaatacagtgggaagatttatatacacagagaacatgaaacaatgggtgttaccatatacactgtaacgagagtgatcaggtaaggtgagctattaccagcaggagagcgggggaaaggggggggaaccttttgtagtgataatcaaggtgggccatttccagcagttgacaagaacgtctgaggaacagcggggagggccctcagacagagacaaacacctacaagatctctatcaagcattcttacaactacaatacccagcagctgaagtgaagaaacagactgacagagccagaagagtacccagaagttacctactataggacaggcccaaaaaagaaaataacagaacgccactagccatcaccttcagcccccaactaaaacctctccaatgcatcatcaaggatctacaacctatcctgaaggacgacccatcactctcacagatcttgggagacaggccagtccttgcttacagacagcccccccacctgaagcaaatactcaccagcaactatacacctCACAACataaacactaacccaggaacctatccttgcaacaaagtccattgcaaactctgtccacatatctattcaggggacaccatcatagggcctaatcacattagccacactatcagaggctcgttcacctgcacatctaccaacgtaatatatgccatcatgtgccagcaatgcccctctgccatgtacattggtcaaactggacagtctctacgtaaaaaataaatggacacaaatcagatgtcaagaattataacattcaaaaaccagtcagagaacacttcaatctctctggtcactcaactacagacctaaaagtggcaattcttcaacaaaaaaacttaagaaacagactccaacaagagactgctgaattggaattaatttgcaaactggatacaattaacttaggcttgaataaagactgggagtggatggatcattacacaaagtaaaactatttccccatgtttattccctacCCCCCCGCTGTCCCTCAGACgttgttgtcaactgctggaaatggcccaccttgattatcactacaaaaagtccctccccccctcctgccggtaatagctcaccttacctgatcactctcattacagtgtgaatggtaacacccattgtttcatgttctctgtgtatataaatctccccactgtattttccactgaatgcatccgatgaagtgagctgtagctcatgaaagcttatgctccaataaatttcttagtctctaaggtgccacaagtactcctgttcttttggctaaaagatagaaaacaaagcataggaataaatgattggttttcacaatggagagagggaaGTAGAAGGGACCCCCAGAATCTGTACTGTGGCCAGTGCAGttgaatatattcataaatgatctaagAAAAGGGCGGTGGCAAaatttggagatgatacaaaattacccaAGAATCTTGGGCCAAGacagttaagttcaaagctgactgtAAAGATTACAAAGGGATCCGACGAAACTGggggtgaccgggcaacaaaatggcagatgaaattcagtgctgaaaaGTAACACATACTGGGAAAAATAATCACAACTATATGTACAgaacaatggggtctaaattagttgttatcactcaagaaagagatggatagttctctgaaaattttCACTCAATGTGCCGTGGCAGTTAAATAAACGAACAATGTTAGATATCACTAGGGAAGAGGTAGacaataacacagaaaatatcatattgccactatataaatccatgctatgctCACATCCTAAATACCGCATGCAATACTGGTAAcacaatctcaaaaaagatgcattagaattggaaaaggtgcagagaagggcaacaaagatgactAGGGGTAtgcaacagcttccatatgaggagagattcataagactgggactgttcagcttagaaaagagacgactaaagggggctctgagagaggtctataaaatcatgagtggtgtggagaaagtgaacagggaagtgttacttactccttcacataacacaagaactagggacccgattaaattaataggaagcaggtttaaaaacaaaacaaggaagttCTTTTTAACACAACACACAACCTGTGCAACTCATTGCCCAGGATGCTGCGAAGGCTAAAAGtgtaactgaattaaaaaaaagaattagacctATTCATGGAGactaggtccatcagtggctactaGCCAAGGTGGTctgggacgcaaccccatgctctcgaGGTCCCTAAATTTCCAAagaccagaagctgggactggatgaggggatggatcacttaaaattgcccagttctgttcactccctctggagcacctggcattggccactatgggaagacaggatgctgggctagatggggctttggtctgacccagtagggccgctCTTGGGTTCTTAAGCCTCACGCCCTGTGTTAATACAGCAGTACCTGGGGTGGGGATCCTAACAGGGGAGAGGCAGAGCATTTCAGCTCCACGCCTCTGCTTGGTGGGTGGCTAGTTGACGGAGGCTGGCATGAGCCTTTCCACGGTCTTAAAAGCCAAATAACCTGTGCTAATCGCGCAACGATTCCCGCGGGATCACCGCCCTCCGCAGAGCAGGGATCTAACGAGGCAACTAGCCCCGCACCCCGGCCCGGGCCAAGCAGAGGCCACCGGCACAGGAGCAGGCAGCGAGACTGTCACCTTGGGCTTATCACCCGCCCCGGGGGGCGGCTCCGCGCAGCTCCCTGGAGCTGCCCAAGTGGAAAACGCCTCCCCGTCGCCTGGAGCCCAGGGCCGCCCCTCCGCAGCTGGCGCCTGCTATggggcccagcccccccgcctgccgcgaGCCCCGCCGGAGCCCCCCGCGGCCGGGCCGCACCCACCACGGCCACCCGGGCCCCGCGCAGGCGGCGGGCGGAGCCGTGGAGCGAGGCTAACCCGCTCGGGGCCGCCCGCAGCAGCCGCCGCGCCGCCAGCATGGCCGGGCTCAGGGGAGGCGCGGGCTGGACTCGCCGCAGGGGCCCGGGCGCCGGGCGGGTGCAGCAGCGAGTCCCGAGGCGTAGCCGCACAGCGCCGGCTAGAGGCGGGAGGTCCCCGCCCGCTGCCTGCTCCGTGCTGGGCCTCTCAGGGCACCTGCGGAGCGGccgggccggggtgggggggtcacagcCACTCGTGCCTCGCCCCCATCCTCGCCCCGCTGTCCCCTCTCTTGGGGTCTCCGCTAGGGCCCGCCGGTAGCCCCACTAGCCCCTGCAGGACGGCTAGCTCCGCCCGGGGAGCGGGACCAAGCCGCAAGTGTGGAAAATGGGGAcagggggtgcggtggggggcaAGAGGAGCCTATACAAGCAAAAGACCCCCAAATggggactgcccctataaaatcgggacctCTAGTCACCCCCGTCCGGGGTAGCAAGTGCTAGACGCCCAGCAGTAGTTGCAGGATCAGACGCCCCAGCTCATCGACCATCCAGACCTGCCTTTGCAAAAAGCGCTGTATAAATTTAATGAATTTTAATCATTATTCACATTGAAACTTGGGGCTAACCATTCAGACTCCTCCTTCAAAAACGCCCCCCACCAAGACACATTTTCATGGGATTTACTATTAAGCTCAAGGGTGGGGCGCTAGGGCTCATAGGTGCTGTTTTCCTTGAAGCTACAGCTCCTGAAATCATGTACCTACAGAACCCCAGCTTTTtggtgggtgtttttttaaaacagaggttTCTTGCCTTcttggctgcagagaaaagcttgaaaacattagCTGAACGTTCCTGCATTGTTCAAAGattagaagacaaataaaaatccaaaaataCCTTCTTTTTTACATCTCTCAATTTTTGAACACTCAGGGTTTGGTAAAATGGTTAGTTCATTATTACAGCTAAAATAAACCCCGACATCACAAGCTCAGTAATAGGGTAAATGTGGCATATAGTGATGTGCAGCAAGAGGCAAAGATCAACACACAGACCAAAGATGTTAGGCCAAATATGTTCAACACCCCACTCTGCTCAGCCCCTCATGCAGAGGCTCAGGACCTCCTTCACTACAGCTTCTCTTGTACAAAATAttctttttcccctctgaaaCCAGGAGACCATCAGTACATTTGGGGGAAAGTCCCTTAAAAATATTCCATGGATATTTTGTTTCTTATGCAGAGAGAGGAAACTCCACAGAGATGCTGCCAAAACCCTTGCAgctctttcccccgccccccacttcctgctccttgaagtcctaCCTACTAGCTTAAAGATAATAATTCTATACTTATATCTTCCATAACActtatcaaagcactttacataggAGATCAGAAGAgggaaatagaaagaaaaaacacaaacttgCATCAGCTTAAAGCTATTTTAGACACAAATtagtttaaacattttatttcagtttaagtaTATATGGGTTTAGCTTAAATCTGTTTTTTACAGGATTAAGATAAAATATACATTCAAAATTAAATAAGCATGGATCTTGCATGGATCTAACTAAATTGGGTTAAAAATACAcctttaaactggtgcaagtgcGTGTAGAcaaagtctgatcctgcaaatctgTAGGTAAGTGGGTagccacattgacttcaatagcactTGTGCATACAGTTGAGCATACACTAGTCTTCACAGGTTCAAGGCCTAAATCCTTTACAGTTGATTGCCCACattcaaaaaaaatcacataaactGGGCTAAAGAGGAGGCCTAATGTTGGGCTTACCAGACTCATTCTGTTGAGCTTTCAGCATCACTCTTGTTGCCATGCTATATGGAGCACTTCACAAAACGTTATGGGACAACTTGAGCAGGacaaatgtttattttgaaaGCTCTGTCTTAGCTCAGTCGAGGAATAAAGGAATGGATGACTGCACCACCCCCTATGCAGGGAGTGGTTGGTGCAGAAGCTGCAGGCTTCTTCACAGAGAAATCTAGTTTCATTGTGTTGCCTGCACTGTGTAGTTGCACAAAAATACTccatttataaatgtaaatatttttgacaTGGGTAATACAAAAGCATATCTCTCCCTCCACAGATGTAACCCTTTGTATTACCTTTACCAAACTTTCAAAACTAGCATCCAGGAACTGCCAGCACACAAATTTAGGGGC
Proteins encoded in this window:
- the GATD3 gene encoding glutamine amidotransferase-like class 1 domain-containing protein 3A, mitochondrial isoform X1, which produces MLAARRLLRAAPSGLASLHGSARRLRGARVAVVLSGCGVYDGTEVHEASAILVHLSRGGAEVQMYAPDIPQMHVIDHSKGQPAEAESRNVLVESARVARGKITDLAKLSTKDHDAVIFPGGFGAAKNLSTFAVDGKDCKVNGEVERVLKEFHKAGKPIGLCCISPVLAAKVLSGVEVTVGHEEEEGGKWPYAGTAVAIKALGGKHCVKEVTEAHVDVNNKMVTTPAFMCETELHHIFDGIGAMVKGVLKLTGK